Proteins co-encoded in one Nothobranchius furzeri strain GRZ-AD chromosome 4, NfurGRZ-RIMD1, whole genome shotgun sequence genomic window:
- the LOC107389966 gene encoding beta-1,3-N-acetylglucosaminyltransferase lunatic fringe isoform X2, translated as MWKPSSGSRAAAAAVSCLLVTGVLLVLTGGHPEELPPAAAGGPDSSAFSAYIRRLARERRAVSGVPRIITPPPPVEHLSQADLFIAVKTTGRYHRSRLELLLDTWISRSPQQTYVFTDGDDDWLRKRMGTHLINTNCSAAHSRQALSCKMALEYDTFLIYGKKWFCHVDDDNYLNIGSLLKLLSQYSHTQDIYIGRPSLERPIEATEMLDTKEMQVHFWFATGGAGFCLSRGLALKMKPWASDGAFMATAEHIRLPDDCTVGYIVEAQLGVSLTRSALFHSHLENLGLVSDIKNQVTLSYGTVESRRNTVNLKGSFSANDDPTRFRSVHCLLYPDTSWCPSL; from the exons ATGTGGAAACCCTCCTCCGGGTCTCGCGCTGCAGCAGCCGCGGTCAGCTGCCTGCTGGTGACCGGAGTGCTGCTGGTGCTCACTGGCGGACACCCGGAGGAGCTTCCCCCGGCTGCTGCTGGGGGACCGGACTCCAGCGCTTTCTCGGCTTATATCAGGAGACTTGCCCGCGAGAGGAGAGCGGTGAGCGGTGTCCCGCGGATCATCACACCTCCTCCACCTGTGGAGCATCTCTCCCAGGCCGACCTTTTCATAGCGGTGAAAACCACCGGGAGGTATCACCGCTCCAGGCTAGAGCTGCTGCTGGACACCTGGATCTCCAGGAGCCCTCAGCAG ACGTACGTGTTCACTGATGGCGATGATGATTGGCTGAGGAAAAGGATGG GAACACATCTGATCAACACCAACTGCTCAGCAGCACACAGTCGTCAGGCCCTCTCCTGTAAAATGGCTCTGGAGTACGATACGTTCCTGATCTATGGAAAGAA GTGGTTCTGCCACGTGGATGACGATAACTACCTAAACATCGGCTCCCTCTTGAAACTCCTGTCTCAGTACAGCCACACTCAAGACATTTACATCGGTCGGCCGAGCCTCGAACGGCCGATTGAAGCTACAGAGATGTTGGACACTAAAGAAATG CAGGTTCATTTCTGGTTTGCTACTGGAGGAGCCGGGTTCTGTCTTAGCAGAGGTCTTGCACTGAAGATGAAGCCATGGGCAAG TGACGGTGCTTTCATGGCCACAGCTGAGCACATTCGACTGCCTGATGACTGCACCGTTGGCTACATCGTGGAGGCGCAGCTTGGTGTGAGCCTTACCCGCTCTGCGTTGTTTCACTCCCATCTAGAAAACCTGGGGCTGGTGTCAGACATAAAGAACCAG GTCACTCTAAGCTACGGCACTGTGGAAAGCAGGAGGAACACCGTTAATTTGAAAGGATCGTTTTCAGCAAACGACGATCCCACCAG ATTCAGGTCTGTCCATTGTCTGTTGTACCCAGACACGTCTTGGTGCCCCAGCCTCTAG
- the LOC107389966 gene encoding beta-1,3-N-acetylglucosaminyltransferase lunatic fringe isoform X1, with product MWKPSSGSRAAAAAVSCLLVTGVLLVLTGGHPEELPPAAAGGPDSSAFSAYIRRLARERRAVSGVPRIITPPPPVEHLSQADLFIAVKTTGRYHRSRLELLLDTWISRSPQQTYVFTDGDDDWLRKRMGTHLINTNCSAAHSRQALSCKMALEYDTFLIYGKKWFCHVDDDNYLNIGSLLKLLSQYSHTQDIYIGRPSLERPIEATEMLDTKEMKQVHFWFATGGAGFCLSRGLALKMKPWASDGAFMATAEHIRLPDDCTVGYIVEAQLGVSLTRSALFHSHLENLGLVSDIKNQVTLSYGTVESRRNTVNLKGSFSANDDPTRFRSVHCLLYPDTSWCPSL from the exons ATGTGGAAACCCTCCTCCGGGTCTCGCGCTGCAGCAGCCGCGGTCAGCTGCCTGCTGGTGACCGGAGTGCTGCTGGTGCTCACTGGCGGACACCCGGAGGAGCTTCCCCCGGCTGCTGCTGGGGGACCGGACTCCAGCGCTTTCTCGGCTTATATCAGGAGACTTGCCCGCGAGAGGAGAGCGGTGAGCGGTGTCCCGCGGATCATCACACCTCCTCCACCTGTGGAGCATCTCTCCCAGGCCGACCTTTTCATAGCGGTGAAAACCACCGGGAGGTATCACCGCTCCAGGCTAGAGCTGCTGCTGGACACCTGGATCTCCAGGAGCCCTCAGCAG ACGTACGTGTTCACTGATGGCGATGATGATTGGCTGAGGAAAAGGATGG GAACACATCTGATCAACACCAACTGCTCAGCAGCACACAGTCGTCAGGCCCTCTCCTGTAAAATGGCTCTGGAGTACGATACGTTCCTGATCTATGGAAAGAA GTGGTTCTGCCACGTGGATGACGATAACTACCTAAACATCGGCTCCCTCTTGAAACTCCTGTCTCAGTACAGCCACACTCAAGACATTTACATCGGTCGGCCGAGCCTCGAACGGCCGATTGAAGCTACAGAGATGTTGGACACTAAAGAAATG aagCAGGTTCATTTCTGGTTTGCTACTGGAGGAGCCGGGTTCTGTCTTAGCAGAGGTCTTGCACTGAAGATGAAGCCATGGGCAAG TGACGGTGCTTTCATGGCCACAGCTGAGCACATTCGACTGCCTGATGACTGCACCGTTGGCTACATCGTGGAGGCGCAGCTTGGTGTGAGCCTTACCCGCTCTGCGTTGTTTCACTCCCATCTAGAAAACCTGGGGCTGGTGTCAGACATAAAGAACCAG GTCACTCTAAGCTACGGCACTGTGGAAAGCAGGAGGAACACCGTTAATTTGAAAGGATCGTTTTCAGCAAACGACGATCCCACCAG ATTCAGGTCTGTCCATTGTCTGTTGTACCCAGACACGTCTTGGTGCCCCAGCCTCTAG